A window of Palaemon carinicauda isolate YSFRI2023 chromosome 27, ASM3689809v2, whole genome shotgun sequence contains these coding sequences:
- the LOC137620870 gene encoding mediator of RNA polymerase II transcription subunit 15-like: MDNRSNEGKVPSMAVEGSNWRADLRKRMREIEEERISEERTTKRKRTILSSGGGGGGGISTFVIDVAKHFLSEFKELSGDRDTEAARHFLESLLPMLLKVGPSLMPIFRMEITACLRKYEQATKQGAEMASHDLKYHIINSEYCPAPSLPKAQPQQQQQQLLMLEPQQLQQLQQLQQQLQQLQQQQPQLVPQLPATFPSIRQQGQPAVTSVTPQQLQLLQQPYLLRSPSTSSIGVPANNTTDLNMSLLMDMQLPGQASTAYTPAKAPPQQSTTTLHTPTSSADF; encoded by the exons ATGGACAACAGAAGTAACGAAGGAAAAG tcCCCTCGATGGCGGTTGAAGGCTCCAATTGGAGGGCCGACCTCCGCAAGAGGATGAGGGAGATAGAAGAGGAGAGGATATCAGAGGAAAGGACGACCAAGAGGAAGAGAACGATTCTCtcctcaggaggaggaggaggagggggaatctcCACTTTT GTAATCGATGTGGCCAAACACTTCCTGTCAGAGTTCAAGGAGCTGAGTGGGGACAGGGATACAGAGGCGGCGAGGCACTTTTTGGAATCGTTGCTCCCCATGCTACTGAAGGTTGGGCCAAGCCTGATGCCCATCTTCAGGATGGAGATCACCGCCTGCCTCAGAAAATATGAGCAGGCGACCAAACAAGGTGCTGAAATGGCCTCACATGACCTAaagtaccacataattaactctgaGTACTGCCCTGCCCCCTCTCTGCCCAAGGCCCAgccccaacagcaacagcaacaactactAATGTTGGAGCCACAACAGCTGCAGCAGTTGCAACAGCTGCAACAACAGCTGCAGCAGTTGCAACA GCAACAGCCACAACTAGTGCCACAGCTCCCTGCCACATTCCCTTCCATTCGGCAGCAGGGCCAACCAGCGGTGACATCGGTTACCCCCCAGCAGCTGCAATTGTTGCAGCAACCGTATCTCCTCAGGAGCCCTTCTACAAGCAGCATTGGGGTTCCTGCAAACAACACCACCGACCTCAACATGTCCCTGTTGATGGACATGCAGCTGCCGGGCCAAGCCTCCACAGCCTATACTCCAGCAAAGGCTCCTCCGCAACAAAGTACTACAACACTGCATACGCCGACCTCTTCAGCGGACTTTTAG